A region of Mobula birostris isolate sMobBir1 chromosome X, sMobBir1.hap1, whole genome shotgun sequence DNA encodes the following proteins:
- the LOC140191923 gene encoding gap junction gamma-1 protein-like, whose translation MSWSFLTRLLEEIHNHSTFVGKLWLTILIIFRIVLTVVGGESIYYDEQTKFVCNTGQPGCENVCYDAFAPLSHVRFWVFQIILIVTPSILYLGYAVHKIAALEEPEYGARKPKKLQYAVQWKQHHALEEAEDDNIEDPILYPEIELRSDKENRDRKNLNKHDGRRRIKRDGLMKIYVLQLIVRTVFELSFLVGQYMLYGFEVAARYKCARDPCPHQVDCFVSRPTEKTIFLLIMYGVSGLCLLVDIWEMIHLGFGMIRDILKNKQNSMAETSYSLHNTWNAPSAPPGYNIAVKPETIPYTEIANAKMAYKQNKANIVQEQQYGGNDENVPVNLECVQQQLKLAQEQLDLAFQVYNDHNHPSNHLREKKKAGLNKSSTSSKSGDGKTSVWI comes from the coding sequence ATGAGCTGGAGTTTCCTAACACGTcttctggaggaaatccacaacCATTCCACCTTTGTTGGTAAACTGTGGCTGACTATCCTCATTATATTCCGCATTGTGCTGACTGTGGTTGGTGGGGAGTCTATTTACTATGATGAACAGACCAAGTTTGTTTGCAATACTGGACAACCAGGCTGTGAGAATGTTTGCTACGATGCCTTTGCTCCATTATCCCATGTGAGGTTTTGGGTGTTCCAGATAATACTCATTGTGACCCCGTCCATTCTATACCTGGGTTATGCTGTGCACAAAATTGCTGCATTGGAAGAACCTGAGTATGGAGCCAGAAAGCCAAAGAAGCTTCAGTATGCAGTGCAGTGGAAGCAACATCATGCTTTGGAGGAGGCAGAGGATGATAACATTGAAGATCCAATACTATATCCAGAAATAGAACTACGTAGTGATAAAGAAAACAGAGATCGAAAGAACTTGAACAAGCATGATGGAAGGCGCCGCATTAAAAGAGATGGTCTTATGAAAATCTACGTTCTCCAGTTGATTGTAAGAACTGTGTTTGAGTTGAGTTTTCTTGTGGGCCAGTATATGCTGTATGGCTTCGAGGTGGCAGCAAGGTACAAGTGCGCCCGGGATCCATGTCCTCATCAGGTAGATTGCTTTGTATCCAGACCAACTGAAAAGACTATTTTTCTGCTAATAATGTATGGAGTAAGTGGCCTCTGTTTACTTGTGGATATCTGGGAGATGATTCATTTGGGATTTGGAATGATAAGGGATAtattaaaaaacaaacaaaactctATGGCAGAGACTAGTTACAGTCTACACAATACCTGGAATGCTCCTTCAGCTCCCCCAGGTTACAATATTGCAGTCAAACCAGAGACCATTCCATACACTGAGATTGCCAATGCCAAAATGGCTTACAAGCAAAACAAGGCGAATATTGTGCAGGAGCAGCAATATGGTGGCAATGATGAAAATGTCCCAGTCAACTTGGAATGTGTGCAACAACAGTTGAAATTGGCCCAGGAGCAGTTGGATTTGGCTTTTCAGGTTTATAATGATCACAATCATCCTTCAAACCATTTAAGAGAAAAGAAGAAGGCAGGTTTAAACAAAAGTAGCACCAGCAGCAAATCTGGAGATGGGAAAACCTCAGTTTGGATTTGA